Proteins encoded together in one Porites lutea chromosome 2, jaPorLute2.1, whole genome shotgun sequence window:
- the LOC140927480 gene encoding GPI transamidase component PIG-T-like, producing the protein MAAVFGSFLVSLLFISISLAAKDVFHEELLLRPLKTGHVYAHFQFTTIWDVDIRDSKAFSHYNLFPKSFGQIINQYSVEELHLSLTQGQWQHEHWGYPVTSAPPGAELWVWFQDKVQDSVEENWSGLTQALSGQFCASLNFIDSKTTTSPKLSFRREGISSDLGTNSSLLRHAALPRELVCTENLTPWKKLLPCDSKAGLTTLFYSLLLYSVSYHSLGVHLRPVCQDISCSHVSVELVQSLSIVLDPLLRGGSKFDWSFKKLFGRPIKSACPLAATSRVYVDISSNKSGSEFSLTPAFSTVASPQAAQRQQKHFALYDVKQLGLRNPGEPALNVVFKWKKRTKQGIPPQLYAQRFVTGYGEEKGGITSLLHNHHPTDPLPVVYFATFPWFLRIFLHTLTIRSEGKDIKPNIIHVTPAKDRLRPHTLEMLLTLPPNSVTELSIQFHKGFLKWTEHPPDAHHGFYISSAVISTKLRSPLNYTGPSRQSSLLFPSIEAAPQDEVFLRLHTEILLITLPTPDFSMPYNVICLACTVVAIAFGSFHNLSSRRFEAVDSTKSTGPIGKIKAALSKLKSKIFEKKEEAVSEEKKEN; encoded by the exons atggccgccgtctTTGGCAGTTTTTTAGTTagtcttctttttatttctatatCTCTTGCCGCCAAGGATGTTTTCCACGAAGAGTTGCTCCTTAGACCTTTGAAGACTGGTCACGTGTATGCTCACTTTCAGTTCACTACAATTTGGGATGTTGACATCAGAGACTCGAAGGCTT TCTCCCACTATAACTTGTTTCCAAAGTCATTTGGTCAGATCATCAATCAGTACTCTGTAGAAGAACTGCACTTGAGTCTCACCCAGGGACAATGGCAACATGAACATTGGGGATATCCTGTGACTTCTGCTCCTCCAGGGGCAGAGCTGTGGGTGTGGTTTCAGGACAAGGTGCAAGACAG tgtGGAGGAAAACTGGTCCGGACTGACCCAAGCACTGTCTGGTCAATTTTGTGCCTCACTCAATTTCATTGACAGTAAAACAACCACAAGCCCTAAACTTTCATTCAGAAGGGAAGGTATTTCCTCTGACTTGGGTACAAATTCCAGTCTTTTGAGACATGCTGCACTTCCAAGAGAACTGGTTTGCACTGAGAATCTAACTCCTTGGAAGAAACTCTTACCATGCGACTCCAAG GCAGGGCTAACAACattgttttactccttgctgtTGTACAGTGTGAGTTACCATTCTCTGGGGGTTCATCTCCGTCCTGTTTGCCAG GATATAAGCTGTTCACATGTCTCTGTGGAACTGGTTCAGTCATTGTCCATCGTTTTAGACCCACTGCTTAGAGGAGGATCAAAATTTG ATTGGTCTTTTAAGAAGTTGTTTGGCCGACCCATCAAGTCAGCATGCCCTCTTGCTGCAACCAGCAGGGTTTATGTTGATATAAGCAGCAACAAG AGTGGGTCAGAATTTTCTCTTACACCAGCATTCTCCACAGTTGCCAGCCCTCAAGCAGCGCAGCGACAACAAAAGCACTTTGCATTGTATGATGTGAAGCAACTGG GTTTAAGGAATCCAGGTGAACCAGCTCTGAATGTGGTTTTTAAGTGGAAGAAGAGAACTAAACAAG GAATTCCTCCTCAGCTTTATGCTCAGCGATTTGTCACTG GTTATGGTGAAGAGAAGGGTGGCATCACGTCTCTGCTGCACAATCACCACCCCACCGATCCCCTGCCAGTAGTATACTTTGCCACCTTCCCATGGTTCCTCAGGATCTTTCTTCATACTCTTACAATCAGGAGTGAAGGCAAAGACATCAAACCTA ATATCATCCATGTGACACCAGCTAAGGATCGTTTGAGACCCCACACGCTGGAAATGCTGCTGACTCTACCACCCAACTCTGTGACAGAACTTAGTATACAGTTCCATAAAGGATTTCTGAAGTGGACAGAACACCCCCCTGATGCCCATCATGGCTTCTATATCAG ttcaGCTGTGATTTCCACAAAACTTCGCAGCCCGCTGAATTACACTGGTCCCTCACGACAATCATCCCTTCTGTTTCCAAG CATTGAGGCTGCACCACAAGATGAGGTGTTTCTTCGTCTCCACACCGAAATTCTACTTatcaccctccccacccctgaTTTTAGTATGCCGTACAATGTAATCTGTCTCGCTTGCACTGTTGTGGCAATTGCCTTTGGCTCTTTCCACAATCTCTCCTCTCGGAGATTTGAAGCTGTGGACTCAACCAAAAGTACTGGTCCGATTGGGAAGATAAAGGCGGCATTGTCTAAGTTGAAAAGCAAGATATTTGAGAAAAAGGAAGAAGCCGTttctgaagaaaagaaagagaattgA
- the LOC140925185 gene encoding kelch-like protein 25, which produces MSVDLLSEPIMDTGTQHFCVEVMKRLDIERKNGQFCDLILEVGSGDEKARLEAHRNILSAASPFFYKALNSNMKEKIEGVIRLEETSKAIMEGVLDYIYTGYVSVSEDNVYELFAKADYFDLPALKSFLSNFILENLSLSNCVIAYYFASKYQWEQLMRGTRAYILSNFLSVAETDDFLDLSFEQVKEWISSDEIIVDAEDNVFEVVLRWSERGERRKRDNFRDLFRHIRFVHMSRDYLFQVILSHPLVRDNVECSSVVLNAMKLAFDGTDNSLFSQAPRNCLKTHDDVIVACGERKVFCYLPDDTVWYELPVMDHGRNSLHQSVSACHGKLYVMGGNQDGVVEHFDPSLGRWNEVNIPDKVAYSSAAVTMHGFLYVVGGKDGIGNQCTVQKYNPDTNQWLKVCPLSTPRSGVCVVTDGSYLYAIGGIDKTGQYLNIVERFDPRKNTWENLPPMLARRANAGGAVIKQRLFVFGGDSRDNYSCEVFDHPTNMWSSIPSRDIQRKPTSAVSFKGKIYVYTNSAGSNGSKNFQVYDVDQNQWEPRMFPVDTYELYRLSCLRVSKNALSTYRKVLK; this is translated from the coding sequence ATGTCCGTAGATTTATTATCCGAACCGATCATGGATACAGGTACACAACACTTTTGTGTGGAAGTGATGAAGCGACTCGATATTGAACGAAAGAATGGGCAATTCTGCGATTTGATTCTGGAGGTTGGGTCAGGAGACGAGAAAGCGCGTTTGGAAGCCCACAGAAATATATTGTCTGCAGCAAGCCCGTTCTTTTACAAGGCACTTAACAgtaacatgaaagaaaaaatagaaggaGTAATCCGTTTAGAAGAAACAAGCAAAGCTATCATGGAAGGAGTTTTGGATTATATCTACACTGGATATGTATCCGTCTCCGAAGACAATGTTTACGAATTGTTTGCAAAGGCAGATTATTTCGATCTTCCAGCCCTGAAGTCCTTTTTGAGCAATTTCATTTTAGAAAACCTTTCCTTGTCTAACTGCGTCATAGCCTATTATTTTGCCTCAAAGTACCAGTGGGAGCAGTTAATGAGAGGAACAagggcttatattttgtcaaatttCCTGTCTGTTGCTGAAACCGATGATTTTCTAGATTTAAGCTTTGAGCAAGTAAAGGagtggatttcaagtgacgaaatAATCGTGGATGCAGAAGACAACGTTTTTGAGGTAGTTTTAAGATGGAGTGAAAGAGGTGAGAGAAGAAAACGCGACAATTTTCGAGATTTGTTTCGGCACATCCGCTTTGTCCATATGTCACGCGATTATTTGTTTCAAGTCATTCTTTCACATCCTTTGGTAAGAGATAATGTAGAGTGCTCATCTGTAGTGTTAAATGCCATGAAATTAGCCTTCGATGGAACAGATAATAGCCTTTTCTCGCAAGCACCAAGAAATTGCTTGAAAACTCATGACGATGTCATTGTTGCCTGTGGAGAAAGAAAAGTGTTCTGTTACCTCCCTGATGATACGGTATGGTATGAGTTGCCTGTAATGGATCACGGCCGCAACTCTCTCCATCAATCTGTGAGTGCATGTCATGGCAAACTGTATGTAATGGGTGGGAATCAAGACGGTGTAGTGGAGCATTTTGACCCATCCCTTGGCCGGTGGAATGAAGTGAATATTCCAGATAAAGTTGCCTACTCATCTGCAGCTGTAACCATGCACGGATTTTTGTATGTTGTGGGTGGGAAAGATGGGATTGGGAATCAATGTACTGTACAGAAATATAATCCTGACACAAATCAGTGGCTTAAAGTTTGCCCACTGAGCACCCCCAGGTCAGGTGTGTGTGTTGTCACTGATGGAAGTTATCTATATGCTATTGGGGGCATTGATAAGACAGGACAATACCTGAATATTGTTGAAAGGTTTGACCCTAGAAAGAACACATGGGAAAATCTTCCTCCTATGCTTGCAAGAAGAGCCAATGCTGGGGGTGCAGTGATCAAGCAAAGGTTGTTTGTATTTGGAGGAGATTCAAGAGATAATTACTCCTGTGAAGTGTTTGATCATCCAACCAACATGTGGAGTAGTATTCCTAGTCGGGATATCCAAAGAAAACCTACCAGTGCTGTaagttttaaaggaaaaatatatgTGTATACAAATAGTGCTGGTTCAAATGGATCTAAAAACTTTCAAGTCTATGATGTTGATCAAAACCAGTGGGAGCCACGTATGTTTCCAGTGGATACTTACGAACTTTATAGACTTTCTTGTCTCAGAGtttcaaaaaatgctttgtcaACATATAGAAAAGTTTTAAAGTAA